The following are encoded together in the Primulina tabacum isolate GXHZ01 chromosome 18, ASM2559414v2, whole genome shotgun sequence genome:
- the LOC142533740 gene encoding transcription factor TGA2.3-like, whose translation MADASTMTDTSTDDGADDQNMRFESNILLTSVASNGNDKSRDQKNLRRLAQNREAARKSRLRKKAYVQQLESSRMKLTQLEQELQRARQQGVFISSSGDQAQSIGGNGALTFDVEYARWLEDHNRRISELRGAVNSHAGDGELRIIVEGVTTQYDGIFRLKGDAAKTDVFHILSGMWKTPAERCFLWLGGFRSSELLKLLINHLEPLTEQQLLAMNNLQQSSQQAEDALSQGMEALQQSLAETLAGSLCQSSSSGNVANYMGQMAMAMGKLGTLEGFIRQADNLRQQTLQQMHRILTTRQSARALLAISDYFSRLRALSSLWLARP comes from the exons ATGGCAGATGCCAGTACTATGACTGATACTTCTACAGATGATGGTGCTGACGATCAGAATATGAGG TTTGAAAGCAATATTTTGTTGACATCCGTGGCTTCCAATGGCAATGATAAGTCCAGAGATCAAAAG AATTTACGGAGGCTTGCTCAAAATCGTGAAGCTGCAAGAAAAAGCCGCTTGAGAAAAAAG GCCTATGTTCAACAACTAGAGAGCAGCAGAATGAAATTGACGCAACTTGAGCAAGAGCTCCAGCGAGCTAGGCAGCAG GGGGTATTTATTTCAAGTTCAGGAGATCAAGCTCAATCAATTGGAGGAAACG GTGCATTGACCTTTGATGTTGAATATGCACGGTGGCTGGAGGACCACAACCGGCGGATTAGTGAGCTTAGAGGTGCTGTCAATTCACATGCTGGTGATGGTGAACTTCGCATAATAGTGGAGGGAGTCACTACACAATATGATGGCATTTTTAGGTTAAAAGGGGATGCTGCAAAGACCGACGTCTTTCATATTTTGTCAGGCATGTGGAAAACACCTGCTGAAAGGTGTTTCCTTTGGCTTGGTGGTTTCCGTTCATCTGAACTTCTTAAG CTACTTATAAATCATTTGGAACCATTAACTGAGCAGCAGTTATTGGCCATGAACAATTTGCAACAGTCTTCTCAACAGGCAGAAGATGCATTGTCACAGGGAATGGAGGCATTGCAGCAGTCCTTGGCAGAGACGTTAGCTGGTTCTCTCTGCCAATCGAGTTCATCCGGAAATGTTGCCAACTACATGGGTCAAATGGCCATGGCCATGGGAAAGTTGGGAACTCTCGAGGGCTTCATTCGTCAG GCTGACAATTTGCGGCAACAAACTCTCCAACAAATGCATCGTATACTGACAACTCGCCAGTCAGCTCGTGCCCTCCTTGCTATTAGCGACTATTTCTCTCGGCTTAGAGCCCTTAGCTCTCTTTGGCTTGCTCGCCCTTGA